From the genome of Candidatus Roizmanbacteria bacterium, one region includes:
- a CDS encoding ABC transporter permease subunit has translation MKHIFLKELRHYFFNPFGYILVVLATLIANALFIRDIYSVGLISMKPFFLTMYWVMVLLIPALCMRSFAEERKAGTLETLLTLPFGEKEIAVGKLLAVLSLIGATFLLSLVLPVSFAFISGLYLPEVFVGYLGLILVAGMFSTLSLYVSLKTSNQVLAFFISSTILFCLSIFSADILASFIPRVVSELITPLLPLANLENFTKGIVDLRSMFYFISFTAVFMYAVIKQLEHRD, from the coding sequence ATGAAGCATATATTTCTAAAAGAGCTTAGACATTACTTCTTTAACCCATTTGGATATATTCTCGTTGTATTGGCTACCTTAATAGCTAACGCATTATTTATTCGCGACATCTACTCAGTAGGGCTTATCTCGATGAAACCTTTTTTCCTAACGATGTACTGGGTTATGGTTCTACTCATCCCAGCGTTATGTATGAGAAGTTTTGCAGAGGAGAGAAAGGCAGGAACTCTAGAAACCTTACTTACATTACCCTTTGGAGAAAAGGAGATTGCTGTTGGTAAATTACTTGCGGTACTTAGTTTGATAGGCGCGACATTTCTTCTGAGTTTAGTTCTGCCTGTTTCCTTCGCCTTTATTTCAGGACTATACCTTCCGGAGGTGTTCGTGGGATACCTCGGACTCATTCTAGTTGCAGGGATGTTTAGCACGCTATCTCTCTATGTGTCATTGAAGACCTCAAATCAAGTTCTTGCCTTTTTTATTTCGTCCACAATTCTCTTTTGTCTTTCTATATTTTCAGCAGATATACTAGCGTCGTTTATTCCTCGGGTTGTGTCAGAGCTCATCACTCCTCTTCTCCCACTAGCAAATCTTGAAAATTTCACCAAGGGAATTGTAGATCTTAGATCTATGTTCTATTTTATCTCTTTCACAGCGGTATTCATGTACGCAGTTATTAAGCAGTTAGAGCACAGGGACTAA
- a CDS encoding HIT domain-containing protein, protein MNDCIFCKIVKGELPSYKLFEDELFFGFLDIFPRTRGHALVIPKNHHRWVYDVPEFEEYWNSVNKLTKALQKALNPYFVSYVTHGLEVPHAHIHVLPRYEDETMFVPDTKKFSQEQMEETAQKIKKFV, encoded by the coding sequence ATGAACGACTGTATTTTCTGCAAAATCGTGAAAGGAGAACTACCTTCGTATAAACTGTTTGAGGACGAACTTTTTTTTGGGTTCCTCGACATCTTTCCAAGAACCAGAGGTCATGCACTTGTAATTCCCAAAAATCATCATCGCTGGGTCTATGATGTGCCAGAGTTTGAGGAATATTGGAACTCGGTGAACAAGTTGACAAAAGCTCTTCAGAAGGCGCTAAATCCATATTTCGTATCCTATGTAACACATGGACTTGAGGTGCCCCATGCCCATATTCATGTACTTCCTCGATACGAAGATGAGACGATGTTCGTTCCGGACACAAAGAAATTTTCTCAGGAGCAGATGGAGGAAACAGCGCAGAAAATTAAGAAGTTTGTATAA
- the trmD gene encoding tRNA (guanosine(37)-N1)-methyltransferase TrmD → MKITVLTLFPKMIEGFFEESIVKRAQEKGVVEIEVVNFRDFATDSHKSVDDKPYGGGAGMVLRVDVLSLALKSVASGQKSEKMVLTSAKGEPFNQKKAQEFSKLDHLILVAGHYEAVDERIMTEVDEEISVGDFVMTGGEIAVSAVVDAVVRLLPGALKKEEATVIESFQIYPLSHLIEIIGENSTLKKIADRGVKEVRLLEYPHYTRPEVFEGQTVPKVLMNGNHADIEKWRLQKSFEETLKKRPDLLGI, encoded by the coding sequence ATGAAAATTACTGTTCTGACGCTCTTCCCAAAGATGATCGAAGGCTTTTTTGAAGAGAGTATCGTAAAACGTGCTCAGGAGAAAGGCGTGGTTGAGATTGAGGTTGTGAACTTTAGAGATTTCGCAACAGACTCCCATAAGAGCGTAGATGACAAGCCGTATGGAGGAGGAGCGGGGATGGTCCTGCGAGTCGACGTATTAAGTCTAGCGCTGAAGTCAGTAGCCAGTGGTCAAAAGTCAGAAAAAATGGTATTAACCTCGGCTAAGGGAGAACCGTTTAATCAGAAAAAAGCGCAGGAGTTTTCGAAACTTGATCATCTGATTTTAGTAGCTGGTCACTATGAAGCGGTTGACGAGAGAATTATGACCGAGGTCGATGAGGAAATTTCGGTTGGCGACTTTGTGATGACTGGAGGAGAGATTGCTGTGTCCGCAGTTGTTGACGCGGTAGTTCGACTGCTCCCTGGGGCTTTGAAAAAAGAGGAAGCGACGGTAATTGAATCATTTCAAATTTATCCACTAAGTCATTTAATTGAAATAATAGGAGAGAATTCTACATTGAAAAAAATAGCGGACAGAGGAGTAAAAGAGGTTCGACTACTTGAGTATCCACATTACACACGACCTGAAGTGTTCGAGGGGCAAACTGTTCCGAAAGTTTTGATGAACGGCAATCATGCGGATATTGAGAAATGGCGTCTCCAAAAATCATTTGAAGAAACTCTCAAAAAGCGTCCCGACCTTCTTGGTATCTAA
- a CDS encoding cupin domain-containing protein: MKGFKIDLEKATLENTDYRRVLYTAHNSQLVLMSLKPGEEIGEEVHKLDQFIRIEQGEAKSVLNGVEGILKANDAIIIPQDTVHNIMNVGSTDLKLYTVYTPPEHKDGTVQKTKADEKEEHFDGVTTE; encoded by the coding sequence GTGAAAGGCTTTAAGATTGATTTAGAAAAAGCTACTTTAGAAAATACTGATTATCGCCGAGTTCTTTATACCGCTCACAATAGCCAACTTGTTCTGATGAGTCTGAAACCAGGGGAGGAGATTGGCGAGGAGGTTCATAAGCTCGATCAGTTCATTCGTATCGAGCAAGGTGAGGCAAAATCGGTTCTTAATGGAGTGGAGGGAATTCTGAAAGCAAACGATGCAATCATAATTCCACAGGATACTGTACATAATATTATGAATGTTGGATCCACGGATCTTAAACTCTATACGGTTTACACACCACCTGAGCATAAAGATGGTACGGTGCAGAAAACAAAGGCTGATGAAAAGGAAGAACACTTCGACGGGGTAACAACAGAATAA
- the gap gene encoding type I glyceraldehyde-3-phosphate dehydrogenase produces MKRIRVGLNGFGRIGRAFTRIALTEDRFDVAVINTRKTETAMMAYLLQYDTVYRNFHKKVEVQSDSLVIENKTIETVRNAEIESIPWEKYNVDVVVDATGAFMKEEELSKHLRGSVKKVILTAPSKDDTTPHVVLGVNDDGINFKNQHVISNCSCTTNCASPLFKVLNDSFTILKGELTTIHAATLTQSLLDDTGKSFDRSRAAFQNIIPSTSGAAKAVAKTIPSLKGKIDVSSIRVPVPVVSLCDVSVLVNKTTTPEEVNNAFKIASQTSMKGILQYQTETLVSSDYIGNTHSCIFDSNYTKVIDGNLVKVFGWYDNEWGYTSRLIDLVDRLSHFV; encoded by the coding sequence ATGAAACGAATACGTGTCGGTCTAAATGGATTTGGAAGAATTGGTCGGGCCTTCACACGCATCGCGCTCACAGAGGATCGGTTTGATGTAGCGGTAATCAATACCAGGAAGACAGAAACCGCAATGATGGCGTATCTTCTCCAATATGACACCGTATACAGAAACTTTCATAAGAAAGTCGAGGTACAGAGCGACTCTCTTGTTATTGAAAACAAAACAATCGAAACTGTCCGCAACGCTGAGATCGAGTCAATCCCTTGGGAAAAATATAATGTCGATGTGGTAGTAGACGCGACCGGCGCTTTCATGAAGGAGGAGGAGCTATCAAAGCATCTGAGAGGATCTGTAAAAAAAGTTATTCTAACCGCTCCATCAAAAGATGATACTACTCCTCATGTTGTACTCGGAGTAAATGATGATGGCATCAACTTTAAGAACCAGCATGTGATCTCAAACTGTTCATGCACCACCAACTGTGCATCACCTCTCTTCAAGGTTCTGAACGATTCTTTTACAATTCTGAAGGGAGAACTTACAACGATCCACGCGGCTACTCTTACTCAAAGCCTTCTAGATGACACGGGCAAATCCTTTGATCGATCGCGTGCAGCATTTCAGAACATCATTCCTTCAACATCAGGTGCGGCAAAGGCCGTCGCTAAAACTATTCCATCACTGAAGGGAAAGATTGATGTCTCCTCTATTCGAGTTCCTGTTCCCGTTGTCTCCTTGTGTGATGTGAGCGTTCTGGTAAACAAAACAACAACTCCTGAGGAAGTAAATAATGCATTTAAAATCGCTTCACAAACATCGATGAAAGGAATTCTGCAATATCAGACAGAAACGCTCGTCTCATCGGACTACATCGGGAACACTCACTCTTGCATCTTCGACTCTAACTATACTAAGGTCATCGATGGAAATCTGGTAAAGGTTTTTGGATGGTACGACAATGAGTGGGGATATACGAGTCGACTAATCGACCTCGTCGATCGCCTTAGCCACTTCGTCTAA
- a CDS encoding membrane protein insertion efficiency factor YidD, whose protein sequence is MKSILLFLIRVYQSLPFPSYCRYSPTCSYFTYGAIKKYGATKGLWMGFKRILSCHPWSKS, encoded by the coding sequence ATGAAATCGATCCTTTTATTTCTCATTAGAGTTTATCAATCACTTCCTTTTCCAAGTTATTGTCGGTACAGTCCAACCTGTTCTTACTTTACTTATGGAGCTATTAAGAAATACGGGGCAACGAAGGGTTTATGGATGGGTTTTAAACGAATTCTTAGCTGCCACCCTTGGTCCAAATCTTAA
- the fbp gene encoding class 1 fructose-bisphosphatase, which produces MNKITTLTEFVLQEEHRVPNATGRLTLLLNQIAEATKIIASHVKRSGLADIIGKSGKTNSYDEETQKLDEYSNTLLVEMLSNSQQVALIGSEELEKSIETSYPKAEYSVFMDPLDGSSNIDVNVSIGTIFSIYHHDKGTLQQGKQQVAAGYVLYGSSVMLVYTSGNGVNGFTLDPAIGSFLLSHPNLKIPEESKEYSFNEGKYNLVDDYVRKYLDAIKKEEKPYQQRYVGSMVADLHRILIKGGIFLHPADKKMPNGKLRLMYEVNPFSFIVEQAGGMAISNNKNPLDIVPLEFHQRAPIVIGSKKEVEKYLSFQR; this is translated from the coding sequence ATGAATAAAATAACTACTCTCACAGAGTTTGTGCTTCAGGAAGAACACCGCGTCCCCAATGCAACAGGACGACTCACCCTCCTTCTAAATCAAATTGCAGAAGCAACTAAAATCATTGCGTCACATGTGAAACGCTCAGGACTTGCAGATATTATTGGCAAAAGCGGAAAAACTAATAGTTACGATGAAGAGACTCAAAAACTTGATGAGTACAGTAATACCTTGCTCGTTGAGATGCTCTCCAACAGTCAACAGGTTGCTCTTATCGGCTCTGAGGAACTAGAAAAATCCATTGAAACCAGCTATCCAAAAGCTGAGTACTCGGTGTTTATGGATCCACTTGATGGCTCCTCGAACATTGATGTAAATGTGAGCATTGGAACGATATTTTCGATTTATCATCATGACAAAGGAACTCTTCAGCAGGGGAAACAACAGGTAGCAGCAGGATATGTGCTTTACGGATCGAGTGTTATGCTTGTATACACAAGTGGAAATGGGGTTAATGGTTTTACTCTTGATCCGGCAATCGGAAGTTTTCTCCTGTCACATCCCAATTTGAAAATACCTGAAGAAAGTAAAGAGTACTCATTCAATGAAGGGAAATATAATCTCGTAGACGACTATGTCAGGAAATATCTTGACGCGATCAAAAAGGAAGAAAAACCATACCAACAGCGATATGTAGGATCAATGGTGGCAGATCTTCATCGCATTTTGATTAAAGGAGGTATCTTTCTTCACCCCGCAGATAAAAAAATGCCTAACGGCAAACTCAGACTTATGTATGAGGTGAACCCGTTTTCTTTTATAGTCGAACAGGCTGGAGGAATGGCAATCTCAAATAATAAAAACCCACTTGATATTGTCCCCCTAGAATTTCATCAAAGAGCTCCGATTGTAATCGGCAGTAAGAAGGAAGTCGAAAAGTATCTTTCATTTCAAAGATGA
- a CDS encoding ABC transporter ATP-binding protein — MILSVRGVSKSFSTKVVLHSLSFTVKRGEIIGFLGLNGAGKTTTMRLITGYLKTHTGAIALCGLDPVYQRKAVSQITGYLPENNPLYGDMKVREYLEYVANVKKVKDYDLLIRTVGVKDVLSAKIETLSRGFKQRVGLVAAMMGEPDLLILDEPTSGLDPIEQDKIRDVIQKFSKKNSVIFSTHILSEVEDIATRIIILHKGKIVFDGKKPRGKGAVEKLFKKLVKN; from the coding sequence ATGATTTTATCCGTAAGGGGAGTCTCTAAATCCTTTAGCACAAAAGTAGTTCTTCACTCACTGTCTTTTACCGTCAAACGTGGCGAGATCATTGGTTTTCTCGGACTTAATGGGGCGGGCAAAACGACTACGATGAGACTAATTACCGGATATCTCAAAACTCACACAGGTGCAATTGCGCTTTGTGGACTTGATCCGGTCTACCAGCGTAAAGCTGTATCACAGATTACCGGGTATCTGCCGGAAAACAATCCACTGTATGGAGATATGAAGGTTCGTGAGTATCTAGAATATGTAGCGAATGTGAAAAAAGTAAAAGACTACGATTTGTTAATTAGAACTGTCGGAGTTAAAGATGTGCTAAGCGCCAAGATAGAAACACTTTCAAGAGGATTTAAACAGAGAGTGGGATTGGTTGCTGCAATGATGGGAGAGCCAGATCTTCTCATACTTGACGAGCCAACATCCGGACTTGATCCGATTGAGCAAGACAAAATACGAGATGTGATTCAAAAATTTTCTAAAAAAAATTCTGTCATTTTTTCGACTCACATATTATCTGAGGTTGAGGACATTGCCACTAGAATTATTATTCTCCACAAAGGAAAGATTGTGTTTGATGGTAAAAAACCTCGAGGGAAAGGTGCGGTAGAGAAGTTATTTAAAAAACTCGTGAAAAACTAA
- a CDS encoding MGMT family protein: protein MKDLHPVYKLLLRIPKGKVTTYGAIGKQLGLNPRHVGRILHLNKGAPKIPCHRVIKSDGSIASGFAFGGPDKQRKILESESVKFVKNKVDLKKYGLKS from the coding sequence ATGAAAGACCTACATCCTGTATACAAACTTCTACTTAGGATTCCAAAAGGAAAGGTGACAACTTACGGAGCGATAGGAAAACAATTAGGTCTCAACCCGAGACATGTGGGGCGAATTCTGCATCTAAACAAAGGAGCACCTAAAATTCCCTGCCACCGCGTTATTAAATCCGATGGATCGATTGCATCTGGCTTTGCGTTTGGTGGGCCAGATAAGCAACGAAAAATACTTGAGAGTGAATCTGTGAAGTTTGTTAAAAATAAAGTCGACTTAAAAAAGTATGGACTCAAGAGCTGA
- the era gene encoding GTPase Era, with product MEQAKLKAGTVLLIGRPNVGKSTFVNNLIGQKVAITSHKPQTTRFPIHALLEEERGTIEFVDTPGIFDKVRDTLSKRINQQTLSAAEEFVDVVIYMVDHTRRRDFEESKVLGIVRKINKPKILVINKIDQDDETYLPQYEFLRDEFPFVYKISAINKIHVKPLLDKIFDLLPERTPEQIHHSPTGHPLLNMDSKTFIAELIREKIFLKMGEEIPYTVMCVVDEIEDRENGMKYIKARILTTADRYRRMIIGSEGRKIKEMGSMARKEIELAINKKVFLDLRVDVDPHWQELMF from the coding sequence ATGGAACAAGCTAAATTGAAGGCTGGCACTGTACTACTTATAGGCCGTCCTAACGTGGGAAAATCAACCTTTGTTAATAATCTTATTGGTCAAAAGGTCGCAATCACCTCACATAAGCCACAGACAACTCGATTTCCAATTCATGCACTGCTTGAGGAGGAACGCGGAACTATTGAGTTTGTCGATACCCCCGGAATTTTTGATAAAGTCCGCGACACTTTATCCAAAAGAATAAATCAGCAAACCCTAAGCGCAGCAGAAGAATTTGTTGATGTGGTTATTTATATGGTAGATCACACACGCAGACGAGACTTCGAAGAGTCAAAAGTGCTTGGAATTGTACGAAAGATAAATAAACCAAAGATTCTCGTAATTAACAAGATAGATCAGGATGATGAGACCTACCTTCCTCAGTACGAGTTCCTCCGTGATGAGTTTCCTTTTGTTTATAAAATATCTGCCATTAATAAAATTCATGTAAAGCCACTTCTTGATAAAATCTTTGACTTGTTACCAGAGCGGACTCCTGAGCAGATTCACCACAGCCCAACCGGACATCCTCTCCTTAACATGGATAGTAAAACATTTATTGCCGAACTCATTCGAGAAAAAATATTTCTAAAGATGGGAGAGGAGATCCCCTACACAGTTATGTGCGTGGTTGATGAGATAGAAGATCGAGAGAATGGGATGAAGTATATAAAGGCCCGCATCCTAACTACTGCCGATAGATATCGACGAATGATCATAGGTTCTGAAGGAAGAAAAATTAAGGAGATGGGAAGTATGGCAAGAAAAGAAATTGAACTCGCAATTAATAAGAAGGTTTTTCTTGATCTACGAGTTGATGTCGATCCTCACTGGCAGGAACTAATGTTCTAA
- a CDS encoding cupredoxin domain-containing protein, giving the protein MNKVYLALLVVVVVGSGAYFYLGMQKSSATDTEMAVPEEKKESPTEAMKENEDTKSSKTFEVSAANFSYDVKEIKVKQGDKVKIVFTNKEGFHDWVIDEFSARTKQLAADKSETIEFVANKKGTFEYYCSVGSHRAMGMKGSLVVE; this is encoded by the coding sequence ATGAACAAAGTATATCTTGCTCTTCTTGTGGTAGTGGTTGTTGGTTCCGGTGCATATTTTTATCTTGGTATGCAGAAATCATCTGCAACGGATACGGAAATGGCAGTACCTGAGGAGAAGAAAGAGTCTCCAACGGAGGCGATGAAAGAAAATGAAGATACAAAGAGCTCGAAAACATTTGAAGTCTCTGCAGCAAATTTCTCCTACGACGTAAAAGAAATTAAGGTGAAGCAGGGCGATAAGGTAAAGATTGTGTTTACTAATAAGGAAGGTTTTCATGATTGGGTAATCGATGAGTTTAGCGCGAGAACGAAGCAGTTAGCAGCCGACAAGTCAGAGACTATCGAGTTCGTCGCAAATAAAAAAGGAACGTTTGAGTACTACTGTAGCGTTGGTTCGCATCGTGCAATGGGGATGAAGGGAAGCCTCGTAGTCGAATAA
- a CDS encoding GldG family protein — protein sequence MTILILGACIFANLLVRPISLRLDLSNGQAYSISQSSKKIISSLPKQVTITFFSSKKIPSTLTSVRQEIDDFLKEYSSQTGGKKITYLLKDPDNDTKAQQDMQNYSIPRLQFSQQDQDQFAVQNAYFGIGISYDGKHASLPQVTDVRDLEYNLTSVLYKLSTPALPIVGVIGAPEGLSQLQSLATVSQSQFGIEETATPSAQFRSLIVFGSDVKQYTQDETFQLKEYLQNGGSILFFVDGVTVNDTLLAQDATHDLFALLKSLGITLAKDLVRSKAAELVSFGQSQSSLPMVLPYSYWIKTNELAKESLLSNVKVLVFPWASSVSTSQKITTLVRSEPQSWHETKNFNLSPQTTAPSGKVKEESFPLIVSGNYGKGRFIVIPSSRFVLDGFLSRTNDNMELVMNALSEYASGGALSGIRSRAVEYYPLPPFSEPVKNTIKYLQIFLGPTIFAVFGLVILIKRSRQK from the coding sequence ATGACAATCCTAATTTTAGGAGCATGTATCTTCGCAAACTTATTAGTACGTCCGATTTCCTTAAGACTGGATTTGTCAAATGGACAAGCGTACAGTATTTCTCAGTCATCTAAAAAAATAATCTCATCACTTCCAAAACAGGTAACAATAACTTTTTTTAGTTCCAAAAAAATTCCTTCGACATTGACATCGGTGCGGCAGGAGATAGATGATTTTCTAAAGGAGTATAGTTCACAAACTGGTGGTAAAAAAATAACATATCTCCTTAAGGATCCGGACAACGACACAAAGGCCCAGCAAGATATGCAGAATTACTCAATTCCGCGGCTGCAGTTTTCTCAACAGGATCAGGATCAGTTTGCAGTGCAAAATGCATATTTTGGTATCGGAATCTCGTATGATGGTAAGCATGCTTCGCTTCCTCAAGTAACAGATGTTCGAGACCTAGAGTACAACCTAACAAGCGTATTGTATAAACTAAGTACACCAGCGCTACCAATAGTTGGAGTAATTGGAGCGCCCGAAGGTCTAAGTCAACTCCAGTCCCTCGCAACAGTTTCACAGTCACAGTTCGGAATAGAAGAGACCGCAACACCATCTGCTCAGTTCAGGTCTTTGATCGTGTTTGGTAGCGATGTAAAACAATATACTCAGGATGAAACTTTTCAACTGAAGGAATATCTCCAAAATGGAGGATCAATATTGTTTTTTGTTGATGGTGTGACAGTGAACGACACGCTTCTTGCACAAGATGCAACTCACGATCTTTTTGCATTATTAAAATCATTGGGCATTACACTTGCCAAAGATCTGGTGAGATCTAAAGCTGCGGAGTTAGTAAGCTTTGGTCAAAGTCAGAGCTCCTTGCCAATGGTACTTCCTTATTCATACTGGATAAAGACGAACGAGTTGGCGAAAGAGTCGTTACTTTCGAACGTTAAGGTGCTCGTATTTCCTTGGGCATCCTCTGTTTCTACATCTCAAAAGATTACGACACTTGTCAGATCAGAGCCTCAGTCATGGCATGAAACTAAAAATTTTAATTTAAGCCCTCAGACCACAGCTCCCTCGGGAAAGGTAAAGGAGGAGTCATTTCCCCTTATCGTTTCTGGAAATTATGGAAAGGGAAGATTTATAGTTATCCCTTCCTCAAGATTTGTTCTTGATGGCTTCCTCTCAAGAACTAATGACAATATGGAGCTTGTTATGAATGCCTTGAGCGAGTATGCGTCTGGAGGGGCATTAAGTGGTATTCGAAGTCGGGCAGTAGAATATTATCCACTACCACCGTTTTCTGAGCCAGTGAAAAACACAATCAAATACCTACAAATTTTTCTTGGTCCAACAATATTTGCTGTCTTTGGTCTAGTTATTCTAATAAAACGGTCGCGACAAAAGTAA
- a CDS encoding superoxide dismutase, whose product MTKYNEIQEKLKALTEEDYTKANQVFSTVRSLKVDLSFAWGGIINHEIYFGHLGGKGGAPKDDLAAQIKKDFGSFEKYKLDLKATGIAARGWVWTAWNHVEERLFNYLGDAQNTYPVWGATPILALDTYEHAYFIDYGVNRAQYIESFFENLNWDIVSEGFDAIASQGHDCQGNCGDCQCK is encoded by the coding sequence GTGACGAAGTACAATGAGATTCAGGAAAAACTGAAGGCTCTTACGGAAGAAGATTACACAAAAGCTAATCAAGTATTTTCAACAGTGCGTTCGCTAAAAGTTGATCTTTCTTTCGCATGGGGTGGAATCATAAATCATGAGATTTACTTTGGTCACCTTGGTGGTAAAGGAGGAGCACCTAAAGACGATCTAGCTGCTCAGATTAAAAAAGATTTCGGATCGTTCGAAAAGTATAAGTTAGATCTGAAGGCGACAGGCATTGCTGCTCGCGGATGGGTCTGGACTGCGTGGAATCACGTCGAAGAGAGACTCTTTAACTACCTCGGAGATGCGCAAAACACATATCCCGTTTGGGGTGCTACTCCAATCCTCGCACTTGACACGTATGAGCATGCTTACTTTATAGACTATGGCGTCAATAGAGCGCAGTATATCGAGTCTTTTTTCGAAAATCTAAACTGGGATATTGTCTCAGAGGGGTTTGACGCAATCGCCTCACAAGGACATGACTGTCAGGGGAATTGTGGCGACTGTCAGTGTAAATAA
- a CDS encoding glutamate--tRNA ligase, with amino-acid sequence MHVRTRIPPSPTGEDLHIGSVYTALLNYAFAKKHEGEFIIRIEDTDQARLVKGAEEKFLQTLKDYGINYDEGPDKEGAVGPYRQSERLEIYQRYAKDLIESGKAYYCICSKERLEKLRDSQQKNKQISKYDKHCLGSQEEIKKKIDNGEKYVIRLNVEPKIEVKFNDLIHGDIVINTDNLDDQVLMKSDGFPTYHLAVVVDDHFMKISHVIRGEEWISSTPKHVLLYEAFGWEKPIFAHVPLLRNPNKSKMSKRKDPVWASWYLKQGFLPEAILNYLSLMGWSHPKQKEIFDLEEFIKVFDLKDMKPVGPAFDVIKLEWMNGSYIRAMDNEILSNKINSFYEGKYPKELIDQTIPLVKERIKKLSDYYPLSEFFFEAPKKYEVDEKKYKELVSKMHKTLSTLKEWKAEEIGKTLQELAEKEGVKNSEFFMVARVIITGKKISPPLNESMELLGKEESLKRLKI; translated from the coding sequence ATGCACGTTAGAACGCGAATACCACCATCGCCAACTGGTGAGGATCTTCACATCGGTAGCGTCTATACAGCGCTCCTGAACTACGCATTTGCAAAAAAGCACGAAGGTGAGTTCATCATTCGCATTGAGGATACCGATCAAGCTCGTTTAGTAAAAGGAGCGGAGGAGAAATTCCTTCAGACACTCAAAGACTATGGTATCAACTATGATGAAGGTCCAGATAAAGAAGGGGCGGTTGGTCCATATCGTCAGTCTGAACGACTCGAAATCTATCAAAGATATGCGAAGGATCTCATCGAATCGGGCAAGGCTTACTACTGCATCTGCTCAAAGGAGAGGCTGGAAAAACTTCGCGACTCGCAGCAAAAAAATAAGCAGATTTCAAAGTATGACAAGCACTGTCTCGGATCTCAAGAAGAGATTAAGAAAAAAATAGATAACGGCGAGAAGTATGTAATTCGTCTGAATGTCGAGCCGAAGATTGAGGTGAAATTTAATGATCTCATTCACGGGGACATTGTCATCAACACGGATAATCTTGACGATCAGGTTCTCATGAAGTCGGACGGATTTCCTACCTACCACTTAGCTGTAGTTGTCGACGACCACTTTATGAAGATTTCACACGTCATCCGAGGAGAGGAGTGGATTTCCTCTACTCCCAAACATGTGCTTCTTTATGAAGCGTTCGGATGGGAAAAACCCATCTTTGCCCATGTGCCTCTTCTCAGAAACCCCAATAAATCAAAAATGTCCAAGCGTAAAGATCCCGTATGGGCTTCGTGGTATCTCAAACAGGGATTTCTTCCAGAGGCAATCCTTAACTACCTGTCCTTAATGGGTTGGTCGCACCCAAAACAGAAGGAAATCTTTGACCTTGAGGAATTTATAAAGGTCTTCGACCTGAAGGATATGAAGCCGGTCGGTCCTGCATTTGATGTGATTAAGTTAGAGTGGATGAATGGCTCTTATATTAGAGCTATGGACAATGAAATCCTAAGTAATAAAATTAACTCCTTTTATGAAGGAAAATACCCTAAAGAATTGATCGACCAAACTATTCCTTTAGTGAAGGAGAGAATCAAGAAACTTTCGGATTACTATCCGCTCTCTGAGTTTTTCTTTGAGGCTCCAAAAAAATACGAGGTTGATGAAAAAAAATATAAGGAACTTGTCAGTAAAATGCATAAAACGCTAAGTACTCTTAAGGAATGGAAGGCGGAGGAGATCGGTAAGACTCTGCAAGAACTAGCAGAGAAAGAAGGAGTAAAAAATAGTGAATTCTTTATGGTTGCTCGAGTAATTATTACTGGAAAGAAAATCTCTCCTCCTCTTAATGAGTCAATGGAGCTCCTTGGTAAAGAAGAGTCCTTAAAGAGGCTAAAGATTTAG